The sequence ttatacatacacacacgtaCACTCAACTAGAATCACACGCTCATAATTTAAAAGCAATTCTCCGTACAAATATGCTGCACACCAACAAAATCTTTTAATTTCGACATAACCATAGCCCTTTTTCTATAAATAAAACACGCATTTGCTGTGAGTGACAGCTGCCATTTGACCTCAATCGCTTTGCTTCCTAGTTACGCTGTGGCGAGCAGAAGGGGAGGGGCTGTTGGACCGGTGACAATTCCAAATATGGTGCGCGGTGACATCATCCACTGCCTCTGCTGAGCCTGCGGGAAGTGCAGCTGCGGCACGTCACGGCTTTTCCACTGCGCGCTCTCCGGAGACACGACGGATCTTCCAAATATGGCGATAGAACGTCACGTTgagcaaacagaaaaaaactgtaaacactgGGGGCAGATTGATAAAACTCTCAACATGAATATTTCAACAAGAAAGTCGAGTTTGTTAGGcaatttcaaattgaaaataccacaaaaataaacaaataatacactataataaacaataacaaaCCAGTTAATCAGGAACATTATGAACTTAGTTATCGTTTCCCCTACACTTAATGAATATTTCATGTTGCCTATTTTATTCACATGTCATTAGTATTACATGAGATCAGTAAGAAATGATTATTTGAGAAACAGATCACCTAAGGTCATTaatcagtttttactgtatggcGGACATCTGATACAGTGCAATAATGACATACTCTGTTTGTGATGACACTTTTGTAGAGCAGCGCTATTAAGACTAGTGTTGCCAGATCTCACTAGAAACCCCCCATAAATTTCGTTTTACAATAAGCCTGAAATATGCAACCCTATTTTTTCTGCTTTTGCCTTCAAGACAAAACGtgctattatttatttttaaataaacatctctttcatttattttactaataatatttttttaacaataatttttttttttttttactaaaatagGCCTACATATAGGCTATGTATATATTTCTATACCCGATTGTGTTCTTTttctgattttaaaaatgttttattgttgtaCGTACAACTGTATATTGTTCAACATTTGCATTTGAACGAAAATATGTATAAACATGTACATTAATGTCAATGTTCattcaataaaaaaagtttttttctgtgcttctggAGGGTGTAGGGCTTATCAATGAAAATTGCGGTaatgctttattttacagtgccgtagttacacatTACTTCACGTACTTACTATAagaataacagtaaattatgcataattacaagtaactaacctaaaagtacatgtagttaattaatagtactcagtacttatttgagtaattaaaatgtaactactgcactgtaaaataaagggttacactttattttaaggtgtcagtattacagtgtaattatacatttaagtactgagtaacaACAATGAACTACATGTACATACTATAGATTAGGGTTAAgatgagggtttggtttagggttaattgcACATAATTATGCATAGtttagttattactacagtaaatgtaacaaataaagtgtaaccaaaaatgctttatttaatCATTCTGATTTATTGCTGCACATACATTAAACAATCCTGAATTGCtgcaaagacattttttttaattagatccttttaaaaaataatttaaagattaaataaattatataaaaataaattaaccctattaaaaaataaacaatgacaaaagcacatgaaatgactaaacaattaaacaaaaatatcaaataaaaactaaattaaaatattaattaaaaacactATACAAATAGCCTACTGAAATAACACTGACCTACACTCTGTTATGTTATTACAAGCCTaaagtttaataataatacgtGGTAAGCGTATAATAAGTGGACATGGCAACCCAGAGCATATGTTGACATGATACTTTAGTGCTGTGCCAGTATGACGTATGTTGACAAGACGGGAGGGGCGTGTTTATACACCCAGGGGAATGGAAACTCTTTACGTCACCAGAGCACAAATAAAACACCGCCCTGAGAGGAgaaaacttttagttttacaatccACCGTGAGGACCTTAAAGCTCAGCGGTTTAAATATAGAAAACAAGTCTATAACTAAAATATTCTGATACATTGTAAACAGAATGGACGTCGAGGCCAAGAGAATCATGGCTCTTTCTATCAGTAAACTGTATTCATTAAGGACCCAGCGCGGGGGATTGAGACTTCACCGGAGTCTCCTGCTCTCCATGACCATGAGAGCCGCACGGGACATCTACCACACCGCGCAGCTGCTCAAAGACACGGAGGAGGAGCAGGTCGTTCCGTGCGCCCCGGACGCTGCCACAGAGGAACCCATGGAGACTGACTCTCCTCAGACTCTCATTCAGACCTCCAAGGAGGTGGCAATGAAGCCTCATGAACCCAAAGAGACTCTAGACGAGGACAAAGAGAACCGGTACGCTTCTGAACGGCAATCCAGGAAGCGCCGCGGCAAGACGGCGCTCGAGCCTGACTTTCTGCCTCTGAAGAAGGCGAGAATGGACACGGATGAGGAGAAGCAACATCTCCAAAGCGAGGTTTTGAGGACTAATAATGGAAACAGCTGTCGCCAGGCTGAAACTCTGACCGCGTTTGCAACAAATCGAGCCATCGTGGCGTGTTGAGCAAGACGCGCTGTGGATCATTCCGAGAATCGATCTCCCTTGATGGGAATTTACTGGACAAACTGGTTCAGAACGGACCGGTTATGCAGCCTGACACCTGTGCGGCCGGCTCAGCTCGCCATAAGAGCTCCAAGAGAGGCCAGGATCAGCAGGAATACTGGACAGGTGGTGGATAGCCTACTATGATCCCAATCGCACTGGAATTACCCGAGCTGCTTCATTGTTCAGTGAGAGGAGTCAGATGACTCTGTTGACTCACGTTTGAACTGGCTGAACTGGGAAGGGAGGCTCTGGTGTCTTCTATCCAGCTTATGGACTTGACAACCTCAAATAAGAACAACTCTGACGGTGTATGACACAAAACACATGATGTTTATCCGAGTTTGATACTTGAAAATGTCTTGAAAATGGCAAAACGTGTTAAATGTCACTGTTGCACTGATCAATTGCACAGAAgaatatgtatttataatacTAAGAAGGGAATGATGGACTGATATCATATGACATTGATTTCAATGTTTACTGTTTGCAATAAACatgcaaatgtttaaaaagcatCATGTTGTACagatttctctctttttttttttttttaaagaagaagaaaaacattCACAAACCTCACAGAAACATTGAACAAACTCTTGATGGTTAGAGTTTGGGCAATATTTGTGGATTAAAAAGTTCTGATTGAAGTTACATTTTCCCCCACACCTTTTAAGCAATGAAGTGCCATAATTTTCcagattttttttacttaataagggtgaaaaaatagatttttatagAGATTACACCCACAAAAAGCTCGCCAATGAAATACACGGTAaaaaattgttggtttaacttaaaaaagtaagttacctggttgccttaattttgagttcattgaaattacaAATTTGAGTCAATA comes from Chanodichthys erythropterus isolate Z2021 chromosome 6, ASM2448905v1, whole genome shotgun sequence and encodes:
- the ier2b gene encoding immediate early response 2b, with translation MDVEAKRIMALSISKLYSLRTQRGGLRLHRSLLLSMTMRAARDIYHTAQLLKDTEEEQVVPCAPDAATEEPMETDSPQTLIQTSKEVAMKPHEPKETLDEDKENRYASERQSRKRRGKTALEPDFLPLKKARMDTDEEKQHLQSEVLRTNNGNSCRQAETLTAFATNRAIVAC